The Hymenobacter sp. 5317J-9 genome has a window encoding:
- a CDS encoding IscS subfamily cysteine desulfurase yields the protein MLKLPIYLDNNATTPLDPRVLEAMMPYLTEVFGNAASRNHPFGWAAEEAVDYSREQIAKLINCDPKEIIFTSGATESDNLGIKGVFEMYSQKGNHVITATTEHKAVLDTCKHIEKLGGKVTYLPVNEQGLISLEELEAAMTPQTILVTIMYGNNETGTIQPIREIAKIAHSHGALFMTDGTQAVGKVPVDVIADGIDIMAFTAHKMYGPKGVGALYVRRKNPRVKVTAQMDGGGHERGMRSGTLNVPGIVGLGKACELAMQEMAADTARLSAMRDRLERELLTLEESYVNGSREHRLPHVTNISFKYVEGEGLMMGVKDLAVSSGSACTSASLEPSYVLKALGLSDDLAHSSLRFGLSRFTTDEQIDYAINHVKEAVTKLREMSPLWEMFKEGVDLSKIEWAEH from the coding sequence ATGCTTAAGCTCCCTATTTACCTCGACAACAACGCCACCACGCCCCTCGACCCGCGGGTACTGGAGGCCATGATGCCTTACCTGACCGAAGTATTCGGCAACGCCGCTTCGCGCAACCACCCCTTTGGCTGGGCGGCCGAAGAAGCCGTGGACTACTCCCGCGAGCAGATTGCCAAGCTCATCAACTGCGACCCCAAGGAAATCATCTTCACCTCGGGCGCTACCGAGTCCGATAACCTCGGCATCAAGGGCGTGTTTGAGATGTACAGCCAGAAGGGCAACCACGTCATCACCGCCACCACCGAGCACAAAGCCGTACTCGATACCTGCAAGCATATCGAGAAGCTGGGCGGCAAGGTGACCTACCTGCCCGTGAACGAGCAGGGCCTCATCAGCCTCGAAGAGCTCGAAGCCGCCATGACGCCCCAGACCATTCTGGTCACCATCATGTACGGCAACAACGAGACGGGCACCATCCAGCCCATCCGCGAAATCGCCAAAATTGCCCACAGCCACGGCGCCCTGTTCATGACGGACGGCACCCAGGCCGTTGGCAAAGTTCCGGTTGACGTCATCGCCGATGGCATCGACATCATGGCCTTCACGGCCCACAAAATGTACGGCCCCAAAGGCGTGGGCGCCCTCTACGTGCGTCGCAAGAACCCCCGGGTGAAGGTGACCGCTCAGATGGATGGCGGCGGCCACGAGCGCGGCATGCGCTCCGGCACCCTCAACGTGCCCGGCATCGTGGGCCTGGGCAAGGCCTGCGAACTGGCTATGCAGGAAATGGCCGCCGACACGGCCCGCCTGAGTGCCATGCGCGACCGCCTCGAGCGCGAGCTGCTGACCCTGGAAGAAAGCTATGTGAACGGCTCGCGCGAACACCGCCTGCCCCACGTCACGAACATCAGCTTCAAGTACGTGGAAGGCGAAGGCCTGATGATGGGCGTGAAGGACCTGGCCGTTTCCTCCGGCTCGGCCTGCACCTCGGCCTCTTTGGAGCCCAGCTACGTGCTGAAGGCCCTGGGCCTGAGCGACGACCTGGCGCACTCCTCGCTGCGCTTCGGCCTGAGCCGCTTCACCACCGACGAGCAAATCGATTACGCCATCAACCACGTAAAAGAAGCCGTGACCAAGCTCCGCGAAATGTCGCCCCTGTGGGAGATGTTCAAGGAGGGCGTCGACCTCAGCAAAATTGAGTGGGCAGAGCACTAG
- a CDS encoding iron-sulfur cluster assembly accessory protein, translating into MITVSDKAKEKVTRLMHDAHLDDTYRLRASVAGGGCSGLSYKLDFDNEVRPMDQEFEDKGVRVVVDMKSFLYLAGTELDFSDGLNGKGFQFNNPNASRECGCGESFSV; encoded by the coding sequence ATGATTACCGTTTCTGATAAAGCCAAAGAGAAAGTGACGCGCCTGATGCACGACGCGCACCTCGACGATACCTACCGCCTGCGCGCTTCGGTGGCCGGTGGCGGCTGCTCGGGCCTGAGCTACAAGCTGGACTTTGATAACGAAGTGCGCCCCATGGACCAGGAGTTTGAGGACAAGGGCGTGCGCGTGGTGGTCGACATGAAGAGCTTCCTCTACCTGGCCGGCACCGAGCTCGACTTCTCGGACGGCCTCAACGGCAAAGGCTTCCAGTTCAACAACCCCAACGCCTCGCGTGAGTGCGGCTGCGGCGAAAGCTTCTCGGTGTAA
- a CDS encoding glycosyltransferase family 4 protein yields the protein MLCLSGSLGGLELNSLKFSGWMQERGWRITFIAPPATPLAHWAEEWFVPFETLRVRRGLAMPLAAWELKILLERLQVDTLVVTQNKDLALATFVKGLMGGRLRVIYQQHMQLGRPKRGPVHTLRFRQLDAWLTPLPGLAREVARRTRFDAGKLHVVPLGLPLEQFAPHRRTAAEARQELGLPVQGTLLGILGRFDAGKGQDFVIEALHHLCTQLGRHASLLIMGEPTRNEGDGYLRQLQAQVQRLGLEGQVHFRGFRANPAVFYQAIDVFVLASENETYGMVTLEAMAAGVPVVAAATGGTVELVQHGHTGLLYLHRDVAACARSIRRSLDDVPATRERVERARMERWRYSHQRQCALTEDVLAALHRAAAPAPAKAARGAALTAAFAPALAHS from the coding sequence GTGCTTTGCCTCTCCGGCAGCCTGGGCGGGCTGGAGCTGAACAGCCTGAAATTCAGCGGCTGGATGCAGGAGCGCGGCTGGCGCATCACCTTTATTGCGCCGCCCGCCACGCCGCTGGCCCACTGGGCCGAAGAATGGTTTGTGCCCTTCGAAACCCTGCGGGTGCGCCGCGGGCTGGCCATGCCTCTGGCCGCCTGGGAGCTCAAAATCCTGCTGGAGCGCCTGCAGGTCGACACGCTGGTGGTGACGCAGAACAAGGACTTGGCCCTGGCCACCTTCGTGAAGGGCCTGATGGGCGGGCGCCTGCGCGTCATCTACCAGCAGCACATGCAGCTGGGGCGCCCCAAGCGCGGCCCGGTGCACACCCTGCGTTTTCGCCAGCTCGATGCCTGGCTGACGCCCCTGCCCGGCCTGGCCCGCGAGGTGGCCCGCCGCACCCGTTTCGACGCCGGCAAGCTGCACGTGGTGCCGCTGGGCCTGCCGCTGGAGCAGTTTGCCCCGCACCGCCGCACCGCCGCCGAGGCCCGGCAGGAGCTGGGCCTGCCCGTGCAGGGGACGCTATTAGGCATCCTGGGCCGGTTTGATGCCGGCAAAGGGCAGGATTTCGTAATTGAGGCGCTGCACCACCTGTGCACCCAACTGGGCCGCCACGCCAGCCTGCTCATCATGGGCGAGCCCACCCGCAACGAGGGCGACGGCTACCTGCGCCAGCTGCAGGCCCAGGTGCAGCGCCTGGGGCTGGAAGGCCAGGTGCATTTCCGGGGTTTTCGGGCTAACCCGGCGGTGTTTTACCAGGCCATTGACGTGTTTGTGCTGGCTTCCGAAAACGAAACCTACGGCATGGTGACCCTGGAGGCCATGGCCGCCGGCGTGCCCGTGGTGGCGGCCGCCACCGGCGGCACCGTGGAGCTGGTGCAGCACGGCCACACCGGCCTGCTCTATCTGCACCGCGACGTGGCCGCCTGTGCCCGCTCCATTCGCCGCAGCCTCGACGACGTGCCCGCCACCCGCGAGCGGGTGGAGCGCGCCCGCATGGAGCGCTGGCGCTACTCGCACCAGCGCCAGTGCGCCCTCACCGAAGACGTGCTGGCTGCCCTGCACCGGGCCGCCGCACCGGCCCCAGCCAAAGCGGCGCGCGGCGCGGCCCTCACCGCTGCATTTGCGCCGGCATTGGCCCACTCCTGA
- a CDS encoding T9SS type A sorting domain-containing protein: MKGTLATVTPSLTAAPTSLTGFTYIVGNGPSANQSFNLSGSNLTAASAITITAPTDYEVSLTTLSTDFGATATIANTAGGTLGNTNIYVRLKAGLAVGNYNSETVAVTGGGTSAPTNVTVSGSVTAAPTPTITVSTAALTAFTTTEGTASGAQTYTVSGANLNGTDGITVTPPAGYEIGQGATPTYSSSAIVVAQTSAGTVANTTISVRLAATATTGGSPYTGDIAHTSTNATTVNKAVTGTVTAPVPTVSVSTNSLAAFATTTGTPSAPSTYTVGGANLTADILVTAPAGYEVSLASASGFGPSLTLAQAGGTVAITTIYVRLTGGAAGSPSGNVTNVSGSASQNVAVTGTVTTPAPPSVANYNLTTVTANAGSAPATSVATNATATAITRGAGVGTVGTGTGLFGNNGWSSANLTAAQNNDDYITFSISPNTGYQATVSSVTINAYRTTAGPQTLELLVSTDASFATGYTSLGTQGITTNSTTPTLLTFTPSSTLSTVSQLYFRLYGYVSSNGNMYLAQSGATDGVVVYGTVAAVTTPTLYTGAVSPTPACAGSNITVNYTTAGPAATGTFSVQLSDATGSFATPVALATASSTATSITATIAGATASGTGYRVRVVNSDGSIGTVSSAFAVQNASVSIAPIATQNLNTGVNGATLTATETPAALSRQWFVSTTSGSGYTAIAGATGLTYVPNFTTPNTYYVVVQSVYSSCGTLTSNEVQIDVTTPTLTATPTSLAGFSTTLGSASLAQTYALTGTGLVSPTTVTAPAGYEVSLDGLTYSASVVATAAAVSGGAGQTVYVRLTGTSQGTVSGNVTNVVGSTSASVAVSGSVLVAPGLLLAEDDFDYTGNLNANGWTGTATSATITGNITDAMYPKGILALGGTSYKAQVLGSSGNAIYRAVTVPIGATALYAAALINVSSVQNITGSDYIFSFRTSGTTSFRGHVVIARVPSSTPARYTYKLAAGNETPISETTPTEFSLNTDQLMVLKVENSAATGNADKFSLYVLPAGSNLSQEPGTPMITVTLGNTFSVINSFSIRQSDTNNPNFTLDNFRMGTGWGVVVGNPAYAAAAATVNAGSYYNVTVNSGSQATQSGAVTVENQLALTDGKLDLNGQLLTLAGSVSGNGFLAGSATSRLTVLGTGALGTLSFAPGAQTLNNLTLNRTTNGSAVLGSPLTVNGAFALTNGIITTTATNLLSLGSAASLSGGSASSFVNGPMARATAAGARATLFPIGSGTIYRPLTLTASTQTGIATYTASQTELNTGRVLATGGALPDLTRVSTKRFYTVTTSNPGSGFTGNITLTFGSDDYVNNPGNAALVIAKRDGGTSGAWTNIGRAATNASTGPDNGPGGAPSAGTLTSGEFSGFSDFTFGATDDNSQVNFFQSINPLPVELSRFGAQRQADNAVAVTWTTATEKNAERFEVQRSRNARDFETVATAKAQGTSSKATAYALLDKSAPAGLLYYRLRQVDNDGTAAFSPVVTVAGSGETTKLLLYPNPASTAISFLAEAATPYRVLNQLGQVLLQGTTEAGTAKVAVDKLPSGLYLLELQTPAGRSVQKFEKQ, encoded by the coding sequence GTGAAGGGCACCCTTGCGACTGTTACCCCAAGCCTCACGGCTGCCCCCACTTCGCTCACGGGCTTTACCTATATAGTAGGCAATGGTCCTTCGGCCAACCAGTCGTTTAACCTGAGCGGCAGCAACCTAACGGCCGCCAGTGCGATTACCATTACCGCGCCCACTGACTATGAAGTGTCGCTGACTACGCTTTCGACGGACTTTGGCGCCACCGCCACCATCGCCAATACCGCCGGCGGCACACTGGGCAACACCAATATTTACGTACGCCTCAAGGCTGGCCTGGCCGTGGGGAATTACAACAGCGAAACCGTTGCCGTAACGGGCGGCGGTACTTCCGCGCCCACCAACGTCACGGTGAGTGGCAGCGTAACGGCGGCCCCAACGCCCACCATCACCGTGTCGACCGCGGCGCTAACCGCCTTCACCACTACCGAAGGAACAGCGTCGGGTGCCCAGACCTATACGGTGAGCGGCGCCAACCTCAATGGCACCGACGGCATCACAGTGACGCCGCCGGCCGGCTATGAAATTGGCCAGGGCGCTACGCCCACATATTCGTCGTCGGCCATCGTCGTGGCCCAAACCAGTGCTGGCACAGTGGCCAACACCACCATCAGCGTGCGCCTGGCTGCTACTGCCACCACCGGCGGCAGCCCCTACACCGGCGACATCGCACACACCAGCACCAACGCCACCACCGTCAACAAGGCCGTGACCGGTACCGTGACCGCGCCCGTGCCCACCGTTTCGGTGAGCACCAACTCGTTGGCCGCCTTCGCCACCACCACGGGCACTCCTTCGGCCCCAAGTACCTACACAGTGGGCGGCGCCAACCTGACGGCGGACATTTTGGTGACAGCCCCTGCCGGCTACGAGGTATCGCTGGCTTCGGCCAGTGGCTTCGGCCCCAGCCTGACCCTGGCGCAGGCAGGCGGTACGGTGGCCATTACCACCATCTATGTGCGTTTGACCGGTGGCGCGGCCGGCAGCCCCAGCGGCAACGTGACCAACGTAAGCGGCAGCGCCAGCCAGAACGTGGCCGTGACCGGCACGGTCACGACGCCCGCTCCTCCGTCGGTGGCCAACTACAACCTGACTACGGTTACTGCTAACGCCGGTTCGGCACCTGCTACTTCCGTCGCTACCAATGCCACCGCCACTGCCATTACGCGCGGCGCGGGCGTGGGCACCGTGGGCACCGGCACGGGGCTGTTTGGTAACAATGGCTGGAGCTCGGCAAACTTGACTGCTGCGCAGAACAATGATGATTATATTACCTTCAGCATCAGCCCCAATACAGGCTACCAAGCCACGGTGAGCAGTGTGACCATTAATGCCTACCGCACTACCGCCGGCCCGCAAACCCTTGAGCTGCTGGTGAGCACCGATGCCTCGTTTGCCACCGGCTACACGAGCCTGGGCACCCAAGGCATCACCACCAATTCAACCACTCCCACGCTGCTCACCTTCACTCCCAGCAGTACGCTTAGCACCGTCAGTCAGCTGTATTTCCGTCTATATGGCTACGTCAGCTCCAACGGCAATATGTACCTGGCCCAAAGCGGCGCAACCGATGGCGTGGTGGTCTACGGCACGGTGGCGGCGGTGACCACGCCCACCCTCTACACCGGCGCGGTGAGCCCCACGCCGGCTTGCGCCGGCAGCAACATTACCGTGAATTACACCACCGCCGGCCCGGCCGCCACGGGCACCTTCTCGGTGCAGTTGTCGGACGCCACCGGCAGCTTTGCTACGCCCGTGGCCCTCGCCACGGCGAGCAGCACGGCTACTTCCATCACGGCCACCATTGCCGGTGCCACGGCCAGCGGCACGGGCTACCGGGTGCGGGTGGTTAATTCCGATGGCAGCATCGGGACGGTTTCGTCGGCCTTTGCCGTACAGAATGCCAGCGTAAGCATTGCCCCCATCGCCACGCAAAACCTGAACACTGGTGTGAACGGGGCCACCCTGACGGCCACCGAAACGCCCGCGGCTCTCTCGCGCCAGTGGTTCGTGAGCACCACGTCGGGCAGTGGCTACACGGCCATTGCCGGGGCTACCGGCCTCACCTACGTGCCCAATTTCACGACGCCGAACACGTATTATGTAGTCGTACAATCGGTGTATAGCTCCTGCGGTACGCTCACCAGCAACGAGGTGCAGATTGACGTGACAACCCCCACGCTAACGGCCACGCCCACTTCGCTGGCTGGTTTCTCCACCACCCTCGGCAGCGCCTCCCTGGCGCAGACGTATGCCCTAACCGGTACGGGCTTGGTCTCGCCCACCACCGTGACGGCCCCCGCCGGCTACGAAGTTTCGCTCGACGGCCTTACTTACAGCGCTTCGGTGGTGGCAACTGCCGCCGCTGTATCGGGCGGTGCCGGCCAAACTGTCTACGTCCGCCTCACGGGTACCAGCCAAGGTACTGTGAGCGGCAACGTGACCAACGTAGTGGGTAGCACCAGCGCGAGCGTTGCCGTGAGCGGCAGTGTGCTTGTGGCCCCCGGCCTGCTACTGGCCGAAGACGATTTTGACTACACCGGCAACCTGAATGCCAACGGCTGGACCGGTACAGCCACCAGTGCGACCATAACCGGCAACATTACGGATGCAATGTACCCGAAAGGCATTCTCGCGCTGGGCGGCACGTCGTACAAAGCGCAGGTGCTTGGAAGCAGCGGCAACGCCATTTACCGGGCCGTTACGGTGCCAATCGGTGCCACGGCCCTCTACGCCGCTGCCCTGATAAACGTGAGCTCCGTGCAGAACATTACCGGCAGCGACTACATTTTCTCGTTCCGGACCAGCGGCACAACGAGCTTCCGTGGCCACGTCGTTATTGCGCGGGTGCCCAGCTCTACGCCGGCGCGGTATACCTACAAGCTGGCGGCAGGCAACGAAACCCCCATTTCAGAAACCACCCCCACCGAATTCAGCCTCAACACCGACCAACTGATGGTGCTGAAGGTGGAAAACAGCGCCGCTACCGGCAACGCGGATAAGTTCAGCCTATACGTGCTGCCCGCAGGAAGCAACCTGAGCCAGGAACCAGGCACGCCAATGATAACGGTGACTTTGGGCAATACCTTTAGCGTCATCAATAGCTTCAGCATCCGCCAGAGCGATACCAACAACCCCAACTTTACGCTGGATAATTTCCGCATGGGTACGGGCTGGGGGGTAGTGGTCGGAAATCCGGCGTATGCGGCCGCCGCTGCCACCGTCAATGCCGGTAGCTACTACAACGTTACCGTGAACAGCGGCAGCCAAGCCACGCAGTCGGGAGCCGTTACGGTTGAAAACCAGTTGGCATTGACCGATGGCAAACTGGACCTGAACGGCCAGTTGCTCACGCTGGCCGGCTCCGTGTCGGGCAATGGCTTCCTGGCGGGCTCGGCTACCAGCCGCCTCACGGTGCTGGGCACCGGCGCCCTGGGCACGCTCAGCTTCGCACCGGGCGCGCAAACTCTGAACAACCTGACCTTGAACCGTACCACCAACGGCTCGGCAGTGTTGGGCTCACCGCTGACCGTCAACGGTGCATTCGCGCTAACTAACGGCATCATTACCACCACCGCTACCAACCTGCTGTCGCTGGGCAGCGCCGCCTCCCTGAGCGGCGGCAGCGCCAGCAGCTTCGTAAACGGGCCGATGGCCCGCGCCACGGCTGCCGGTGCCCGCGCCACGCTCTTCCCCATCGGCAGCGGCACCATCTACCGGCCGCTTACGCTCACGGCCAGCACCCAGACCGGCATTGCCACTTATACCGCGTCTCAAACCGAACTCAACACCGGCCGGGTGCTCGCCACCGGCGGAGCGCTGCCCGACCTCACGCGCGTTTCCACCAAGCGCTTTTACACCGTCACCACCTCTAACCCCGGGTCGGGCTTCACCGGCAACATTACCCTCACGTTTGGCAGCGACGACTACGTGAACAACCCGGGCAATGCCGCCCTGGTCATTGCCAAGCGCGATGGCGGTACCTCCGGCGCCTGGACCAATATTGGCCGCGCCGCTACCAACGCCAGCACCGGCCCCGACAATGGGCCCGGCGGCGCGCCGTCAGCGGGCACGCTCACCTCGGGCGAGTTCAGCGGCTTCTCCGATTTCACCTTTGGTGCCACCGACGATAACTCGCAAGTCAACTTCTTCCAAAGCATCAACCCGCTCCCTGTAGAACTCAGTCGCTTCGGTGCCCAGCGCCAAGCCGACAACGCCGTGGCCGTGACCTGGACCACCGCCACCGAGAAAAACGCCGAGCGGTTTGAGGTGCAGCGCAGCCGCAATGCCCGCGATTTCGAGACCGTGGCCACTGCCAAGGCCCAGGGCACCAGCAGCAAAGCCACGGCCTACGCCCTGCTCGACAAGTCGGCCCCGGCCGGCCTCCTCTACTACCGCCTGCGACAGGTCGACAACGACGGCACCGCAGCCTTCTCGCCGGTGGTAACCGTGGCCGGCAGCGGCGAAACTACCAAGCTGCTGCTCTACCCCAACCCCGCCAGCACCGCCATTAGCTTCCTTGCCGAGGCCGCCACGCCCTACCGCGTGCTCAACCAGCTGGGCCAGGTGCTGCTGCAAGGCACCACCGAAGCCGGCACGGCCAAAGTGGCCGTCGACAAGCTGCCCAGCGGCCTGTACCTGCTGGAACTGCAAACCCCGGCCGGCCGCAGCGTCCAGAAATTCGAGAAGCAATAG
- a CDS encoding L-threonylcarbamoyladenylate synthase, protein MNRFQQEVEAAVDALLLQQVILYPTDTVWGLGCDAEAPPAVKQLYKLKGREAGKPSIVLVADFAMMKRYAPDVPAELEATLATDTRPTTYILPAGRAVAPELVAPDGTVGLRVVKDEFCFKVVRRLGHGLVSTSANKAGEPTPAVYAEVDPAIVRGVDHVVNWRQDDDTRTAPSRVVRLSEGGKLEVVRE, encoded by the coding sequence ATGAACCGTTTCCAGCAAGAAGTAGAAGCTGCCGTCGATGCCCTGCTGCTGCAGCAAGTCATTTTGTACCCCACCGATACCGTGTGGGGCCTGGGCTGCGACGCCGAGGCGCCCCCGGCCGTGAAGCAGCTCTACAAGCTCAAGGGCCGCGAGGCCGGCAAGCCCAGCATCGTGCTGGTTGCCGACTTTGCCATGATGAAGCGCTACGCCCCCGACGTGCCGGCCGAGCTGGAAGCCACGCTGGCGACGGATACCCGTCCCACCACCTACATCTTGCCCGCCGGCCGCGCCGTGGCGCCCGAGTTGGTGGCCCCCGATGGCACGGTGGGCCTGCGCGTGGTGAAGGATGAGTTTTGCTTTAAAGTGGTGCGTCGGTTGGGGCATGGCCTCGTTTCGACTTCGGCCAACAAAGCCGGCGAGCCCACGCCCGCCGTGTACGCCGAAGTGGACCCGGCCATCGTGCGCGGCGTCGACCACGTGGTGAACTGGCGGCAGGACGACGACACCCGCACCGCGCCTTCGCGAGTGGTGCGCCTGAGCGAAGGTGGCAAGCTGGAAGTGGTGCGGGAATAA
- the mce gene encoding methylmalonyl-CoA epimerase encodes MLTNLEHLGLAVHDLEAATALYTTLLGVAPYKQEHVASEAVDTVFFQVGGSKIELLAGTSPDSAITKFLAKKPEGIHHVAFEVDDIHAEMARLQGEGFVLLNEEPKRGADNKLVCFVHPKSAAGVLVELCQSIK; translated from the coding sequence ATGCTCACCAACCTCGAACACCTCGGCCTGGCCGTGCACGACCTCGAAGCCGCAACGGCCCTCTACACCACGCTGCTGGGCGTGGCGCCCTATAAGCAGGAGCACGTGGCCAGCGAGGCCGTCGATACCGTTTTCTTCCAAGTGGGCGGCTCCAAGATTGAGCTGCTGGCCGGCACCTCGCCCGATAGCGCCATCACGAAGTTTTTAGCTAAAAAGCCCGAGGGCATTCACCACGTCGCGTTTGAAGTAGACGACATTCACGCCGAAATGGCGCGGCTGCAAGGGGAGGGTTTTGTGCTGCTGAACGAGGAACCCAAGCGCGGCGCCGATAATAAACTCGTCTGTTTTGTGCACCCCAAGAGTGCGGCTGGCGTATTGGTAGAGCTGTGCCAGAGCATCAAGTAG
- the iscU gene encoding Fe-S cluster assembly scaffold IscU → MAYSDKVIDHYSNPRNVGTLDKSKKNVGTGLVGAPECGDVMRLQIEVDEATNTITDAKFKTFGCGSAIASSSLATEWLKGKTVDEALAIDNMEIVEELALPPVKIHCSVLAEDAIKSAISDYRVKNGLPALELSHH, encoded by the coding sequence ATGGCTTACTCCGATAAGGTAATTGACCACTACAGCAACCCCCGCAACGTGGGCACGCTGGACAAAAGCAAAAAGAACGTAGGCACGGGCCTCGTGGGCGCACCTGAGTGCGGCGACGTAATGCGCCTGCAAATCGAGGTAGACGAAGCCACCAACACCATCACCGACGCCAAATTCAAAACCTTTGGCTGTGGCTCGGCCATTGCGTCATCGTCGCTGGCCACGGAGTGGCTGAAAGGCAAAACCGTGGACGAGGCCCTGGCCATCGACAACATGGAGATTGTGGAAGAGCTGGCCCTGCCGCCCGTGAAAATCCACTGCTCGGTGCTGGCTGAAGACGCCATCAAGTCGGCCATTTCGGACTACCGCGTGAAAAACGGCCTGCCCGCTCTGGAGCTGTCGCACCACTAA